One Verrucomicrobiota bacterium genomic window carries:
- a CDS encoding RNA polymerase sigma factor, which yields MDSQTDKTNDLNFQDLVSNYYQPLYRFAYSLARNAEEASDLTQQTFLIWAKKGSSLKDKTKVKSWLFTTLYREFLGLRRKSSRFPHINAEAIEHELPSISPNVVSSMDSKSALEALAEIDEAFRAPLVLFYMKDLTYKEIAEILEIPIGTVMSRLSRGKAQLKKILNNTHSNILRS from the coding sequence ATGGATTCTCAAACCGACAAGACAAACGATTTGAATTTCCAGGATCTTGTGAGCAATTACTACCAGCCGTTATACCGTTTCGCATATTCCTTAGCTAGAAACGCCGAGGAGGCATCCGACCTTACCCAACAGACTTTTCTGATTTGGGCAAAGAAAGGTTCTTCGTTAAAGGATAAGACAAAAGTGAAATCCTGGTTGTTCACCACGCTTTATAGAGAGTTTCTGGGACTCCGCAGAAAGTCTTCACGTTTCCCCCACATTAACGCAGAGGCGATTGAACACGAATTGCCAAGTATCTCTCCCAACGTGGTGAGTTCGATGGATTCAAAAAGTGCACTCGAAGCATTGGCCGAAATCGATGAAGCATTTCGAGCCCCCTTGGTTCTTTTTTACATGAAGGACCTGACATACAAGGAGATTGCCGAAATCCTTGAGATCCCGATTGGGACGGTGATGTCTCGCCTGTCCAGAGGTAAAGCTCAACTGAAAAAAATCCTTAACAACACCCATTCAAACATCCTCCGATCCTAG
- the acs gene encoding acetate--CoA ligase translates to MDNQEIDVVLHENRKFPPSQDFQDQAHISGMEAYQELYKKSIYDPDTFWAEAASELHWFKPWDKVLDDSKKPFFQWFTGGTTNLCYNCVDRHLNGPNRNKAALIWEGEPGDSRVLTYFDLHREINKFANGLKSLGVKKGDRVAIYLPMIPELAMALLACARIGAVHSVIFAGFSSDSIKDRVLDMEAKFVITGDGGWRRGKALQLKPIVDEAIDDLDCVEKVVVVQRDGSDTFACNMKEGRDVDYHELVKGQSHLCPPEELDSEDMLFLLYTSGTTGKPKGIMHTQGGYMVYTYLTSKYVFDLKPEDVYFCTADVGWITGHSYLVYGPLANAATCIMYEGAPNYPDNGRFWEIVQKYGATIFYTAPTAIRAFMKWGDKWPAGYDLSSLRLLGTVGESINPEAWIWYHKTIGAEKCPIVDTWWQTETGGIMLSPLPGVTPTKPGSATLPFFGIDAAVVNDAGEEAEAGLLAIRKPWPGITRGVYGDPDRYQSTYWCNWNGEYYFPGDGAKKDEDGYFWILGRVDDVVNVSGHRIGTAELESVYVEHPAVAESAVVGIKHEIKGQGLASFVTLREGFEESENLKKELNDLVAKKIGKFALPEKVIFTVDLPKTRSGKIMRRLLRDIGEGRALGNITTLADPSIVESLKGQYSED, encoded by the coding sequence ATGGACAACCAAGAGATTGACGTCGTTCTTCACGAAAACCGTAAATTCCCTCCTTCCCAAGATTTCCAGGATCAAGCGCATATCTCGGGAATGGAAGCTTACCAGGAGCTCTACAAAAAGAGTATCTATGATCCAGATACATTTTGGGCAGAAGCAGCAAGTGAGCTACATTGGTTTAAACCATGGGACAAGGTTTTGGACGATTCGAAAAAACCGTTCTTCCAATGGTTTACAGGAGGAACAACAAACCTTTGCTACAACTGCGTTGACCGCCACTTGAATGGCCCGAATAGAAACAAAGCTGCTCTGATCTGGGAAGGCGAACCAGGCGACAGCAGAGTACTGACCTACTTCGACCTCCATCGCGAAATCAATAAGTTTGCGAACGGACTAAAAAGCCTGGGAGTAAAAAAAGGTGACCGTGTAGCGATTTACCTGCCCATGATTCCAGAACTAGCAATGGCCCTGCTTGCGTGTGCACGGATCGGTGCAGTGCATTCTGTCATCTTCGCCGGTTTCTCCTCGGATTCCATTAAAGACAGAGTCCTCGATATGGAGGCCAAATTTGTAATCACGGGCGACGGCGGCTGGAGGCGAGGTAAAGCGCTCCAACTAAAACCGATTGTTGACGAAGCCATTGATGACCTGGATTGCGTGGAGAAAGTAGTCGTCGTACAGCGAGACGGAAGCGATACCTTCGCGTGCAATATGAAAGAAGGCCGTGATGTTGACTACCATGAATTGGTTAAGGGCCAATCTCATTTGTGCCCACCTGAGGAATTGGATAGCGAGGACATGCTATTCCTTTTATATACGAGTGGCACGACCGGGAAGCCCAAAGGCATTATGCATACCCAAGGCGGCTACATGGTCTACACCTATTTAACCTCCAAATACGTATTTGATTTAAAACCCGAAGACGTTTACTTCTGCACCGCTGATGTGGGATGGATCACCGGACATAGTTATTTAGTCTACGGACCATTAGCCAACGCTGCTACATGCATTATGTACGAAGGTGCTCCAAATTATCCGGACAATGGGCGTTTCTGGGAAATTGTTCAAAAATATGGGGCCACGATTTTTTATACGGCTCCTACCGCAATTCGTGCTTTTATGAAATGGGGTGACAAATGGCCGGCAGGATACGATCTAAGTTCCTTGCGATTACTTGGAACCGTAGGCGAATCCATAAATCCCGAAGCCTGGATATGGTACCATAAAACCATCGGTGCAGAGAAATGCCCTATAGTGGATACCTGGTGGCAGACAGAAACAGGAGGGATCATGCTCAGTCCTTTACCGGGAGTCACTCCTACTAAACCGGGGAGTGCCACCCTACCCTTTTTCGGAATAGACGCTGCGGTCGTGAATGATGCTGGTGAAGAAGCGGAAGCAGGATTGCTAGCTATAAGAAAACCTTGGCCAGGAATCACCAGAGGCGTTTATGGAGATCCTGATAGATATCAGTCCACCTACTGGTGCAATTGGAATGGAGAGTATTACTTTCCCGGAGATGGAGCAAAGAAGGATGAGGATGGATATTTTTGGATCCTTGGCCGAGTGGATGACGTTGTAAATGTTTCAGGTCACAGAATCGGAACCGCAGAGTTAGAGTCGGTTTACGTAGAACATCCCGCTGTCGCTGAATCGGCGGTGGTGGGAATAAAACACGAAATCAAGGGCCAGGGATTGGCATCGTTTGTAACTCTTAGAGAAGGATTCGAGGAATCAGAAAATCTCAAAAAAGAGCTGAACGACCTCGTTGCGAAAAAAATCGGGAAGTTTGCCCTGCCCGAAAAAGTCATCTTTACTGTAGATCTTCCGAAAACTCGCAGCGGAAAAATAATGCGCCGCTTACTGAGAGACATCGGCGAAGGCCGGGCATTGGGCAACATTACTACACTCGCCGATCCAAGTATTGTTGAAAGCTTAAAAGGCCAGTATTCCGAAGACTGA
- a CDS encoding co-chaperone GroES: MSQIKPLGNRVLLQRVEEDEQVKGGIIIPDSAKEKPQEAVVVALGAGKKDDDGKVHEFSVAVGDRVLTSKYGGTDVKLGDVDYILVDEDDILGIVE; this comes from the coding sequence ATGAGTCAGATCAAACCTCTCGGAAATCGAGTACTTCTCCAACGTGTGGAAGAAGATGAACAAGTAAAAGGCGGAATTATTATTCCTGATTCTGCCAAGGAAAAGCCCCAGGAAGCCGTAGTCGTAGCACTCGGAGCTGGGAAAAAAGACGATGATGGCAAAGTCCATGAGTTCTCAGTTGCCGTTGGCGACCGTGTTCTTACCAGCAAGTATGGCGGCACTGACGTCAAGTTGGGAGATGTAGACTACATCCTGGTGGATGAAGACGACATACTCGGAATCGTTGAATAA
- a CDS encoding rhodanese-like domain-containing protein: MNKVLRESVILLLLSSVGMAGTWLLHPDPPPWNPMVIGEGEISLNDALALENKTWIDARGDQAFEEAHIPDAILLNEDHWNELFETFIISWDGVSTLVVYCDSRTCAASHGVAERLKASLGTEDIFVLKGGWQSWLEHLN; this comes from the coding sequence TTGAACAAAGTTCTACGAGAATCTGTTATTCTATTGCTGCTCAGCTCGGTGGGCATGGCAGGAACCTGGCTGCTTCATCCGGATCCTCCACCGTGGAATCCCATGGTTATAGGAGAAGGAGAAATATCACTCAACGATGCACTTGCGTTGGAGAATAAGACCTGGATCGATGCGCGGGGAGACCAAGCGTTTGAAGAGGCTCACATACCTGATGCGATTCTTTTAAATGAAGATCATTGGAACGAACTGTTTGAAACATTTATTATAAGTTGGGACGGTGTAAGCACTCTGGTTGTTTATTGCGACAGCCGAACCTGCGCTGCCAGCCATGGAGTGGCTGAGCGATTAAAGGCTTCATTGGGAACCGAAGACATTTTTGTCCTGAAAGGAGGCTGGCAATCATGGCTCGAACACCTCAACTAG
- a CDS encoding DUF1573 domain-containing protein, translated as MMNTFAKILLLSLTCPLLLTAGLTFEEARIVHEATMDESEYTGTFVFKNEGDKAVKILEVNSSCGCTTALPSKRVFEPGESGEISATFDYGEREGKQIKEIRVDTDQEKDPRIFLTLEVNIPSAMEFSPSVVMWNRASESDFKAKEVIIESKMGDPIKIMEIVSSSDLFTHKVTEIEKGKKFSISIAPQNIPVESGGIIRGTFVVKTSLSNPLKGTLKVYAIIR; from the coding sequence ATGATGAATACCTTCGCCAAAATACTATTGTTGAGCCTCACGTGTCCACTCCTGCTAACTGCAGGGTTAACGTTTGAGGAGGCTCGAATCGTTCACGAGGCAACGATGGACGAATCCGAATACACTGGCACGTTCGTGTTTAAAAATGAGGGCGACAAGGCGGTCAAAATCCTCGAAGTGAATTCCAGCTGCGGATGCACCACCGCCTTGCCGAGCAAGCGCGTTTTTGAACCTGGCGAATCCGGAGAGATTTCAGCCACCTTCGATTATGGAGAACGCGAAGGGAAACAAATAAAGGAAATTCGCGTCGACACCGATCAGGAAAAGGATCCACGCATTTTCCTAACGCTGGAAGTAAATATCCCATCAGCGATGGAATTCAGTCCGAGCGTCGTTATGTGGAACCGTGCAAGTGAGTCTGATTTTAAAGCAAAAGAAGTGATTATCGAATCGAAAATGGGAGACCCCATTAAGATAATGGAAATCGTCTCAAGCAGCGATCTATTCACCCATAAAGTCACCGAGATTGAAAAAGGTAAGAAGTTTTCCATATCGATCGCTCCACAAAATATTCCTGTAGAATCAGGAGGCATTATTCGCGGAACTTTTGTTGTGAAAACCAGTTTATCGAATCCGCTAAAAGGCACGCTTAAAGTCTACGCGATTATACGATAA
- a CDS encoding acetyl-CoA carboxylase carboxyltransferase subunit alpha has product MEQFEFILDFEKPLRDLEKQLKALETVSRENRVDVQIEIDSILEKIEKTKRTVYQNLTPWQKVQIARHPKRLYALDYIRALIEDFQELHGDRRFRDDPAMICGTGRLEGRPVMIIAQQKGRKTKHKILRNFGMPHPEGYRKALRCMEMASKFGIPIICLIDTAGAAPGIGSEERHVAEAIAVNIREMSQLEVPIIAAVIGEGGSGGALGIGVADRVLVFENSYYATISPEGCAAILWKDRAHARKAAEAMKLDAKELIKFGVADEILQEPLGGTHRDPEKSANTLKDSLLKHLQNLKGMDVTTLLDKRYQKYRNIGVYLESEKFESNSNIG; this is encoded by the coding sequence ATGGAACAATTTGAATTCATTCTCGACTTTGAAAAACCGCTACGCGATCTCGAGAAGCAGCTGAAAGCACTCGAAACGGTTTCTCGGGAGAACAGAGTGGATGTGCAAATTGAAATTGATTCGATACTCGAGAAGATCGAAAAAACCAAAAGGACAGTATATCAAAACCTGACTCCCTGGCAGAAGGTGCAGATAGCACGACACCCAAAGCGGCTTTACGCACTCGATTACATCCGCGCTTTGATTGAAGACTTTCAAGAACTCCACGGGGACCGTCGATTTCGCGATGACCCAGCAATGATCTGCGGTACCGGGCGACTTGAAGGCCGTCCAGTGATGATTATTGCGCAACAAAAGGGAAGAAAAACAAAGCACAAGATTCTCCGCAATTTTGGGATGCCACATCCTGAAGGTTATCGAAAAGCACTGAGGTGCATGGAAATGGCCTCCAAATTTGGGATACCAATTATTTGTTTGATAGATACGGCAGGAGCAGCTCCTGGAATTGGTTCAGAAGAACGACACGTGGCCGAAGCAATCGCGGTCAATATTCGTGAAATGAGTCAACTCGAAGTCCCCATTATAGCCGCTGTGATTGGCGAAGGCGGATCAGGAGGAGCTTTGGGAATTGGCGTCGCAGATCGTGTGCTTGTTTTTGAGAACTCTTACTATGCCACTATTTCTCCCGAAGGTTGTGCCGCAATCCTGTGGAAAGACCGAGCGCATGCGCGAAAAGCGGCGGAAGCCATGAAATTGGATGCAAAAGAGCTAATAAAATTTGGAGTGGCCGATGAGATTTTGCAGGAGCCACTCGGTGGAACTCATCGAGATCCAGAAAAAAGTGCTAATACACTTAAGGATAGTTTGCTGAAACATTTGCAAAACCTGAAAGGGATGGACGTAACAACCCTTCTCGATAAACGATACCAAAAATATAGAAATATCGGGGTCTATTTGGAATCCGAGAAATTCGAATCCAACTCGAATATAGGGTAA
- a CDS encoding phosphoribosyl-AMP cyclohydrolase, which produces MSKDLEEGVALALDYTKLRKVASGNTDVIPAVAQDVESGEVLIIGYVNELALRTAQEERMATFWSTSRNELWIKGKTSGDFLELVEIRINCEQNSILYLVKLKGAGSCHTKNSDGKPRFGCYYRRILPDGTLEFV; this is translated from the coding sequence ATGAGTAAGGACCTGGAAGAAGGAGTAGCTCTTGCACTCGATTACACCAAACTTCGCAAAGTTGCCTCCGGTAACACGGATGTCATCCCTGCTGTTGCCCAGGATGTGGAGTCCGGCGAAGTATTGATCATTGGCTATGTCAATGAGTTGGCTTTGAGGACGGCCCAGGAAGAAAGAATGGCCACGTTTTGGAGTACTTCACGTAACGAGCTTTGGATAAAGGGGAAAACCTCAGGGGATTTTTTGGAACTCGTTGAGATCCGTATCAACTGTGAGCAAAACTCTATATTGTATCTGGTGAAATTGAAGGGAGCAGGTTCCTGTCACACCAAGAACTCTGATGGTAAGCCGCGTTTTGGATGTTACTACCGGCGTATTCTTCCGGACGGTACGCTCGAGTTTGTTTAA
- a CDS encoding LON peptidase substrate-binding domain-containing protein, which yields MKLEIELPSRIPVMTLPEVAFFPKVMMPLFIFEPRYRRMLQSSLKGHRMFAVAGLDKSKIEFAVEREPAHKIATLGIIRGCRTQQDGTSQLILHGLARIRLDEIYDEKPYREAEITPLESTQKIEKSELLKKQSQLLTLVKQLAQSNDQFPIDLLKFMESLEDPENFVDMVAYSMISDAELKQSVLNTLVVEDRFDLLIDAFGEFRSN from the coding sequence ATGAAGCTCGAGATAGAACTCCCGTCTCGCATTCCGGTAATGACCCTCCCGGAAGTGGCGTTTTTCCCAAAGGTGATGATGCCTTTGTTTATCTTTGAGCCGAGGTATCGGAGAATGCTTCAATCAAGCCTTAAGGGACACAGAATGTTCGCAGTGGCTGGATTGGATAAATCCAAAATCGAATTTGCTGTTGAAAGAGAACCAGCACACAAGATTGCTACCCTGGGAATAATCCGTGGGTGCAGAACTCAGCAGGATGGAACGTCACAGCTCATCCTTCATGGATTGGCCAGAATTCGGCTGGATGAGATATACGATGAAAAACCGTATAGGGAAGCGGAGATTACCCCGCTCGAGTCGACCCAAAAAATCGAGAAAAGTGAACTACTCAAGAAGCAGAGCCAATTACTAACTTTGGTTAAACAACTGGCCCAATCAAACGACCAATTCCCTATCGACCTTTTGAAATTCATGGAGAGCCTTGAGGATCCTGAGAATTTCGTCGATATGGTTGCCTACTCAATGATCAGCGACGCCGAGCTTAAGCAGTCGGTATTAAACACATTGGTAGTAGAGGACCGCTTCGATCTTCTTATAGACGCCTTTGGTGAATTTAGATCCAACTAG
- a CDS encoding 3-methyladenine DNA glycosylase, translating into MPKIIDAPGILSIEKWTALEAAHSSRIQPWVDAFHERRKRGEMHPVHDFLFDYYQCKRRLITEWHPPTGVVLEGEQARKLLKEAVYSEDHRGVFIDPSKLTENVVSRMKWIIQLLENAQTRRSQLHCYGLHEWAMVYKGTCIRHEATPLRLSPEEIEHVIETQTIRCTHHDAFRFFTEAAQPLNQIQPRRDNRSEHEQFGCVHFNMDLFKWCYKLNPWISSELTLDCFFLAVEARELDMRASPYDLKEFGYEPIKIETPEGREAYQLLQKQIGELGRQFAAKFLKECCKLTLPMDYLSQ; encoded by the coding sequence ATGCCAAAAATAATTGATGCCCCAGGAATTCTCTCTATTGAGAAATGGACAGCTTTAGAGGCGGCCCATAGTTCGCGAATTCAACCTTGGGTGGATGCATTTCACGAAAGACGGAAGAGAGGCGAAATGCATCCGGTTCACGATTTTCTGTTCGACTACTACCAGTGTAAACGTCGACTCATTACCGAATGGCATCCTCCCACTGGAGTGGTCCTGGAAGGAGAACAGGCTAGAAAGTTATTGAAAGAGGCCGTGTACTCCGAGGACCATCGAGGTGTTTTCATTGATCCATCCAAACTGACAGAAAACGTCGTTTCACGGATGAAGTGGATTATCCAGTTACTTGAAAATGCTCAGACCAGAAGGAGCCAACTCCATTGTTACGGTCTGCACGAATGGGCCATGGTTTATAAGGGAACCTGTATTCGCCATGAAGCTACTCCTCTCCGCCTAAGCCCGGAAGAGATCGAACATGTAATTGAAACACAAACCATTCGATGCACCCACCATGATGCCTTCCGCTTTTTTACCGAAGCTGCTCAACCGCTAAACCAAATTCAACCCCGTCGGGACAATCGATCCGAGCATGAACAATTTGGCTGTGTACATTTCAACATGGATCTCTTCAAGTGGTGCTATAAATTGAATCCCTGGATCAGCAGTGAGTTGACACTTGACTGCTTTTTCCTGGCGGTCGAAGCGAGGGAACTGGATATGAGAGCAAGCCCTTACGATTTGAAGGAATTCGGATATGAACCCATTAAAATCGAAACACCTGAGGGGCGCGAAGCATACCAACTGTTACAAAAGCAAATCGGAGAATTAGGCCGACAATTTGCTGCAAAATTTTTGAAAGAATGTTGTAAGCTCACGCTTCCTATGGATTACTTAAGTCAATAA
- a CDS encoding TfoX/Sxy family DNA transformation protein gives MAKKKEKVDYEALNSRLMQIPKMDIASARDLMDIGLKDIFELEGRSPESLFETIKKTNPEVDPRRLWYLRMAVYYAENKHELDSKKMTPWAWNLELHG, from the coding sequence ATGGCGAAGAAAAAGGAAAAAGTAGACTACGAAGCACTCAATTCCCGGCTAATGCAGATCCCTAAAATGGATATCGCTTCAGCCCGAGATTTGATGGACATCGGCCTTAAGGACATCTTCGAGTTGGAAGGCCGCAGCCCTGAGTCTCTTTTCGAAACCATCAAAAAGACCAACCCAGAGGTAGATCCCAGGCGCCTCTGGTATCTCCGCATGGCAGTTTATTATGCAGAAAACAAACATGAGCTGGATTCGAAAAAAATGACACCTTGGGCTTGGAATCTAGAGCTCCATGGATAG
- a CDS encoding SDR family NAD(P)-dependent oxidoreductase, translating into MSKKIVVTGATRGLGRALVEGFIKGGNQVFGCGRSEKGVNELQSRFSDHIFNQVDVSNFKEVERWAKSIEKEFGAPDILINNAGIINSNAPLWELDVEEVRMIFDVNIQGVFHCIRAFLPAMIDKESGIVINLSSGWGRSTSPEVAPYCASKWAIEGLSKSLAQELPRGMASIPLNPGVINTEMLQSCFGPSADSFPDAKEWAEKAVPYILAISPGDNGQSLTVPQ; encoded by the coding sequence ATGAGTAAAAAGATTGTCGTTACAGGAGCCACGCGAGGATTGGGTCGAGCACTGGTGGAGGGATTTATTAAGGGGGGCAATCAAGTGTTTGGCTGCGGCAGATCTGAGAAAGGCGTGAATGAACTTCAGAGCCGTTTTTCCGATCACATTTTTAACCAAGTGGATGTTAGCAATTTCAAGGAGGTTGAACGATGGGCAAAGAGCATTGAGAAGGAATTTGGCGCACCCGATATCTTAATAAACAACGCGGGCATCATAAATTCAAATGCCCCACTTTGGGAGCTGGATGTTGAAGAAGTGAGAATGATATTTGATGTGAATATTCAGGGAGTATTCCATTGTATCAGAGCTTTCCTGCCCGCCATGATTGATAAAGAATCAGGGATCGTCATTAATCTCAGTTCCGGATGGGGCCGAAGTACATCGCCCGAAGTAGCACCTTACTGTGCATCCAAATGGGCGATTGAAGGTCTGAGCAAATCTTTGGCTCAGGAGCTTCCTCGTGGTATGGCCTCCATTCCTTTAAATCCTGGAGTAATCAATACCGAGATGCTCCAGAGTTGCTTTGGTCCAAGCGCCGATAGTTTTCCGGACGCAAAAGAATGGGCTGAAAAAGCGGTTCCCTATATTCTAGCTATATCACCAGGGGACAACGGCCAGTCTCTGACAGTCCCTCAATAA
- a CDS encoding DoxX family membrane protein, producing MARTPQLGIWIELTFRLILGVFFIVAGLLKIKDPKALTAAIETYQVLPYSISVLMALFLPWLELLAGIGVAFRKLYKGSLLILGLLLLMFVIALTQGWVRGLDVTCGCFGNPDHENQTNYSWLIIRDILLIFMVAKLWIRQTLLDKQV from the coding sequence ATGGCTCGAACACCTCAACTAGGCATTTGGATTGAATTAACTTTCCGGTTGATCCTGGGAGTATTTTTTATTGTTGCAGGCCTTTTAAAAATCAAGGACCCCAAAGCTCTTACCGCCGCAATTGAAACGTATCAGGTCCTTCCCTACAGCATCAGCGTATTGATGGCTTTGTTCTTACCTTGGTTAGAACTGTTAGCAGGGATTGGCGTAGCTTTTCGGAAACTGTATAAAGGCAGCTTATTAATACTGGGACTCTTGTTGTTAATGTTCGTAATAGCGCTGACTCAAGGTTGGGTACGCGGATTGGATGTAACTTGCGGATGCTTTGGAAACCCTGATCATGAGAATCAAACCAACTATTCCTGGTTAATAATCAGAGATATTCTACTTATCTTTATGGTGGCTAAACTTTGGATTCGACAGACACTGTTGGATAAGCAGGTATAA
- the groL gene encoding chaperonin GroEL (60 kDa chaperone family; promotes refolding of misfolded polypeptides especially under stressful conditions; forms two stacked rings of heptamers to form a barrel-shaped 14mer; ends can be capped by GroES; misfolded proteins enter the barrel where they are refolded when GroES binds) — protein MAKQLLFGENARKKILNGVEALARSVKVTLGPKGRNVVIDKKFGSPTVTKDGVTVAKEIELSDPYENMGAQMVREVASKTSDLAGDGTTTATVLAEAIYREGLKNVAAGSNPVYLKRGIDKAVEAAVAELHRVSKSVEDREEVRQVATVSANWDTQIGDIIADAMDKVGKDGTITVEEAKSIETTLEVVEGMQFDKGYLSPYFATDTESMEAVLEDAVILLHEKKISNLQDLLPLLQKVAQSGKPFFIISEDVEGEALAALVVNKIRGTLSVCAVKAPGFGERRKAILEDIAILTGGKLITEDLGIKLENVTVEDLGSAKRITVSKESTVMIEGGGSTAEIQGRVKQIRRQIEETTSDYDREKLQERLAKLAGGVAVINVGAATETEMKEKKARVEDALHATRAAVEEGIVTGGGVALLRVSKAIDALNLEGDEKVGADIVHRAVQAPLKQLCANAGIEGAVVVQKVLEGDGSIGYNVTTDTYEDLIKAGVVDPTKVTRAALQNAASVAGLLLTTECLITDMPEEKADAGGHHDHGGGMGGMM, from the coding sequence ATGGCTAAACAATTATTATTCGGCGAGAATGCTCGCAAAAAGATCCTCAACGGTGTCGAAGCTTTGGCTAGATCCGTAAAGGTAACATTAGGACCGAAGGGTCGTAACGTTGTTATCGACAAGAAATTCGGTTCACCAACTGTCACTAAAGACGGTGTCACAGTTGCCAAGGAAATCGAACTGTCCGATCCCTATGAAAACATGGGAGCCCAAATGGTTCGTGAAGTTGCATCTAAAACTTCCGATCTTGCTGGTGACGGTACCACAACTGCCACTGTTCTTGCTGAGGCGATTTATCGCGAAGGTTTGAAGAATGTAGCTGCTGGATCCAATCCTGTTTACCTGAAGCGTGGTATCGACAAAGCTGTTGAAGCTGCCGTTGCTGAACTTCACAGAGTAAGCAAGTCCGTTGAAGACCGCGAAGAAGTTCGTCAGGTTGCTACGGTATCTGCCAACTGGGATACACAAATCGGTGATATTATCGCTGATGCGATGGATAAAGTCGGTAAAGACGGAACCATTACGGTTGAAGAAGCCAAGTCTATCGAAACTACGCTTGAAGTGGTTGAAGGTATGCAGTTCGACAAGGGTTACTTAAGCCCTTATTTTGCGACTGACACCGAATCCATGGAAGCAGTTCTTGAAGACGCTGTTATTCTTCTTCACGAAAAGAAAATTTCTAACCTGCAGGACCTCCTGCCTCTCCTTCAGAAAGTTGCCCAATCCGGCAAACCTTTCTTTATCATCTCTGAAGATGTTGAAGGTGAAGCATTGGCTGCTCTTGTAGTGAACAAGATTCGCGGAACGCTGAGTGTGTGTGCTGTTAAGGCTCCTGGATTCGGCGAACGTCGTAAGGCGATCCTCGAAGACATCGCCATCCTGACCGGTGGTAAACTCATCACTGAAGATCTTGGTATCAAACTGGAAAACGTTACAGTTGAAGATCTGGGGTCTGCAAAGCGTATCACTGTAAGCAAGGAAAGCACGGTAATGATCGAGGGTGGTGGTTCTACCGCTGAGATCCAAGGCCGTGTGAAGCAAATCCGTCGTCAGATCGAAGAAACAACATCCGACTACGATCGCGAAAAACTGCAAGAGCGTCTGGCCAAATTGGCTGGTGGTGTTGCAGTGATCAATGTAGGTGCTGCTACCGAGACCGAAATGAAAGAGAAGAAAGCTCGGGTAGAAGACGCATTACACGCAACCCGCGCAGCTGTTGAAGAAGGTATCGTTACAGGCGGTGGAGTAGCATTACTTCGCGTTTCCAAGGCGATCGACGCTCTCAACCTGGAAGGTGACGAAAAGGTAGGCGCTGATATTGTGCATCGCGCAGTTCAAGCTCCTTTGAAGCAGCTTTGTGCGAATGCCGGCATCGAAGGTGCTGTGGTAGTCCAGAAGGTTCTGGAAGGTGACGGTTCAATCGGTTACAATGTAACAACTGACACCTACGAAGATTTGATCAAGGCGGGGGTTGTTGACCCGACCAAGGTTACCCGTGCTGCTTTGCAGAATGCGGCTTCTGTTGCTGGTTTGTTACTCACTACAGAGTGCTTGATTACCGACATGCCCGAAGAAAAGGCTGATGCTGGTGGTCACCACGACCACGGTGGTGGCATGGGTGGAATGATGTAA
- a CDS encoding phnA protein, giving the protein MAKGLETHRERQNQLSLLGKDLTRRSRAKCELCTESGVPLSIFEVPPAPKEPALDQVLHLCDVCSSQLEKPKSIQPGHWRILSETIWSEIPAAQVMSVRVLKHLAKNESWAQEILEDAFLEEEVEEWVAKEALS; this is encoded by the coding sequence ATGGCCAAAGGACTCGAGACACACCGTGAAAGGCAGAACCAGCTTTCTCTGCTAGGAAAAGACTTAACCAGACGGTCCCGGGCAAAGTGTGAATTGTGCACGGAGTCAGGTGTTCCTCTATCCATCTTTGAAGTTCCGCCAGCGCCAAAAGAACCGGCATTGGATCAGGTTCTACATTTGTGCGATGTCTGCAGCTCACAGCTAGAAAAACCAAAATCCATTCAGCCTGGCCACTGGCGCATATTGTCGGAAACAATATGGTCCGAAATCCCCGCTGCGCAGGTGATGTCGGTAAGAGTCCTGAAGCATCTGGCAAAAAATGAATCCTGGGCGCAGGAAATTCTGGAAGATGCCTTCCTGGAAGAGGAAGTTGAAGAATGGGTCGCAAAAGAAGCTCTCAGCTAA